In Cottoperca gobio unplaced genomic scaffold, fCotGob3.1 fCotGob3_370arrow_ctg1, whole genome shotgun sequence, a single window of DNA contains:
- the LOC115005806 gene encoding LOW QUALITY PROTEIN: zinc finger protein 395-like (The sequence of the model RefSeq protein was modified relative to this genomic sequence to represent the inferred CDS: deleted 1 base in 1 codon): protein MLPKTRLGKRSPLGALVSATCPTGETGITVTTAAGQQAISRVKGHPGLKVYFQCGGGGESSGAADQLDFMQSEVSTWPSSRPSAVPPSCSRSVSSCIDVPRSQRRPEEVDVDELMAAMVLSSLSCSPRLHSPTHTDPTAPPMDCGGELSDSGSSGYWSVGLANSSPAPSPPNAEPDASPATPSDEGLDMELEQVLFDEPAPRKRKNFVKVAYRCMWPSCGKVLTSVVGIKRHIRTTHLCRGSEHERCSRSEEDFYYTEVNQWDPQSPPHTLPFGPASPPSSPPSTPHPSPSSPPPPACSALSRSAPSSSGSFMQVQSEHSYQAPAVGHVMSAAASNTPTCRWMPPPTSCPTPVNRD from the exons ATGTTACCAAAGACGCGTCTGGGGAAGCGCTCTCCTCTCGGGGCGTTGGTGAGCGCCACCTGCCCGACAGGTGAGACCGGCATCACCGTgacaacagcagcaggacaaCAGGCCATCagcagggtcaaaggtcatcctGGGCTGAAG GTGTATTTTCAGTGTGGAGGTGGCGGGGAGTCGTCAGGTGCGGCGGATCAGCTCGACTTCATGCAGAGTGAAGTTTCCACCTGGCCGTCTTCTCGTCCCTCCGCGGTGCCTCCGTCCTGCAGCAGATCTGTCTCCTCCTGCATCGACGTCCCCAGAAG TCAGAGGCGTCCGGAGGAGGTGGACGTGGACGAGCTGATGGCAGCGATGGTCCTCAGCAGTTTGTCCTGCAGCCCGCGGCTGCacagccccacacacacagaccccacag CTCCTCCGATGGACTGCGGCGGCGAGCTCTCCGACAGCGGCAGCAGCGGGTACTGGAGTGTCGGCCTCGCCAACAGCAGCCCGGCGCCGTCTCCGCCAAACGCAGAGCCCGACGCCAGTCCGGCCACGCCCTCCGACGAAGGCCTGGACATGGAGTTGGAACAGGTGCTATTCGACGAGCCGGCGCCACGGAAGCGAAAG AACTTTGTGAAGGTGGCGTACAGGTGTATGTGGCCGAGCTGTGGGAAGGTGCTGACGTCAGTGGTGGGAATAAAACGCCACATCCGGACCACACACCTAtg CCGCGGCAGCGAGCACGAGCGTTGTTCCCGCAGCGAGGAGGATTTTTACTACACGGAGGTG AACCAGTGGGACCCGCagtcccccccccacactctcCCCTTCGGCCCCgcatcccccccctcctcacctcCCAGCACCCCACATCCCTCCCCTtcgtctccccctcctcccgcctGCAGCGCCCTGAGTCGCtccgccccctcctcctccggcAGCTTCATGCAGGTCCAATCAGAACACTCCTACCAG GCTCCAGCTGTCGGTCACGTGATGTCAGCAGCAGCTTCGAACACGCCCACCTGTCGCTGGATGCCCCCCCCCACCAGCTGTCCCACACCGGTAAATCGAGACTAA